DNA sequence from the Planctomycetia bacterium genome:
AACTTCGGATCGGTGTAGGTGTTCATCGTCAGATCGATCGACGAGTGACGCATCGCAGCCTGCGCCGTGCGGGGCGCTACGTTCCCCTTGCTCAAGAGAGTGCCGAAAGAGTGCCGCAAAGCGTGAACGTCCAGGGTGCGGCCGCGCTCGTCTCGCTTTTGGATGCCCGCGTGCTTCAGGTCGCGGTTGAGGATGCGTAGCAAGCCGCTCGGCACGTTGAATAGCTTGGGGCTGACGTCGCCGGCGTTCGCTCCGATCCAGTCTCGCAGGTCGGCCACGAGATCGGCTCGCAGGGGGATCGCGTCCTTCCCGATTCTTCTCGTCACCGGGATTGAGTTGAGCGAACGGCATCGCTCCATCGAGTTCAAGCTGCCCGATGGTCAACGTCGCGAGTTCGTTCTTTCGCAGACCGGTCAGCACGAGCATTTTGTAGATCAGCGCTCGTTCGCGGCCGAGCCGATCCAGTCGGGTATGCACGTCGTTCCGTAGGACCGCAGCTTGCCGGCCCTTTCGCTTCCCTCGGCGGATCGTCGATAGGTCGTTCAGCGGCCGATGCCTCGCAACGTCCAGCAACTTAATCAACTCAGCCTCGGTCATCGACCGTCGCTTCCGTCGCTGATCTGCCTTAGCGTCGGCCTTTGCAACGTCCGTGAACGGATTCGTCAGCAACCGACCGACCGAGGGCTTGCAGCACCAATTGCAGAACCCGACGAGCGACTCGCGGAATCCGTTCCGATTCCCGGCAGACATCTTCTTATCAGTCTGCTGGGATAGCCACGACTCGAAAGCCGCTGCTTGATGCGACCGCTGTAGCGTACCGAGCTTCGTCCAACTGCGATTCGTCGTCGGACTGCAAGGTATCGATCAAGAAACCACCCGCGCCGGGCAACACCGAGAAAGTGTCGAGACTTTCGCCGTGCGACAGGCGCGCGTGCCTTGTTAGAATAGTGACCATTACGAGCCGGGATCGGTTCCAGGCTCAAGACGGCCGCGAAATGTCCGCTGAAAGCCATGTCGCTCACGATGATGCTCAACCCTTCGAGAATGATTTCGCCGTTTTTACTGGCCTTGCTGGTGCTGAAAAGCAGCCCTGCATACACGGCCGAGCCGACGTTTGCGGAGGCTCGGAAGCAACTCATAGCCACCTGGGAAAGGGCGAGCACGGGACCGGAGAAAGCCGCCGCGCTCATCGACCTCGGCGGCACGTATGCGTCTGAAAAAAACCATGCCGCCGCGCGTGCCGAGTTCGAGAAGGCGCTCGCCACGCAAGGCATCGCTCCCGATCAAGCCGGAGAGGCGTTGCTGCATCTCGCGGATGGCTACGCTTGCGAATACAAGTGGCAGCCCGCCCATGCGGCGCTGGAGAAGGCGATTGCGCTGAGGGGTGTCTCGAATGCAGTTAAGATCGACGCCCACATCGCGGCCGGAGTCATTTTCGAGAAGTACGGGGACTGGACGAAGGTGAAGGAGGCGTATTCCGAAGCCTTAAAGTTCACCGACATGGTCCCCGAGCGGAAAGCGGCGGCTCGGAGAGCCCTGGCGAAGGCGCTCGTGAATTTGAAGGAGTATGCCGCAGCCCGCGCCATGATGCGGGAACTCCTCGCCGCCGAGACCGCTCCTACGGATGCGGTTCCTCGATCGATCCCGCAAACCGTCTTGAAGGAATACGTGGCTGGCGAGATATCGCCGGAGACGGAGAGGGCGATGATTCAGATGTCCATCGCCAAGACGCTGCACAATGAGCGGAGCTTCGCCGAGGCTCGCTCGGAGTTTGCGAAAGCGCAGGCGATGTCGGGACTCACGGACGCGTTCAAGGCGGAAATCCAACTCTATATCGGCCTGAGTTATTACGACGCGAAGGACTACGAGCGCGCCGAGCCCGAACTCGCGAAGGTGCTGACGTTGCCCGGTGCGGGAACCCGTCCGGCGTGGGACGGCGGGCGCATCGGATACGTCCCCGCGCGCGAGGCGCTGCTGCGCCTGCACCTGCGAAATCTCGTTGCTGAAGACCGGAAGGTCCTGAAGGTGCTGTTCATCGGTTCGAGCCACACGTTGCGGGGGGACATTCCGGAACTGGTCGCGAAGCTCGCGGCGTCGGCTCCGGCCGATCGGCCACGGATCGTCGTCGGCGACTACGTTCGGATGGGGACGGCGATCAAGACGTTCTGGAATGCCGGGGATACGCCCGACACTGCGCGCGGCGTCATCGCGGCCGAACCATGGGACGCAGTCGTCTTTGAGACCTTCTACAACATGCAGGCCGATGAACTGTTGAAATACGGAACGCTTTTCGCGGATCTGATCCGCGCTCGGAATGCCGCGCCGGTCATTTACGAGAGTCCGATCGCCAGGGCGTCGGCGTATCCCGCCGTGTTCCAAAAGTTTCACGACGACAATCTGGCGCTGGCCAAAGCTCTCAAGGCACCTGCGGCACCGAGCGTCGCCGCCTGGATGCGCTACTTGGGACCGAAGCCGACGCCGGAACGATTCGCTGCTGTGTATGCAGACTGGATTCACGCCACACCCGCAGGCGCTTACATGTCGGCCTGTTGCATTTACTCGGCGCTGACCGGCTACAGTCCTATCGGCTTGGCTCACCCGAACCTCTCCGCCGCCGAGGCAAGCGTGTTGCAGCAAGCGGCGTGGCAGGCATTCCAGGAAACCAATCCTAATTTGAAGCGCTGACGAATGGCTCTTGAGTTTGGATCAAGCAAGCGGAGGTTGATTGTCTACTGCATCGGAAAAGCGAATCGGGATCATTAGCGAGGATAAGTCGTTAGCCGAGCGAATACCTGCGGTGTGATCGCCGAGTCATAAGTTCTATTCACGTTCCCTTCGGTAACTTCCAGCGAGGCCTTCATGATCGAGCAGATTCTTCACATGACGAAGACGGCCGACGGCGTTTATCGCATCGGGCTATCGATTCCACCGGGCGTGCCGCTCGATTACGCCGAAATACAGATGCTGGACATTGCAGGGCCGCACGAGATGATCGAAGGCTCTCATATCGTCGAAACCAACGACGGAGAGACTTGGTTGAAAGATCGCGAACGGATCGGCTTCACGATCGTGCGCAACGACGTGCAGAAGATCGCACCGAAGACTCCGCAAGCCAAGGCGATCACGCTCGGCAAGAACTACGATCCGCAAGAGATCGCAACTCTCTTCGGTAAGTCGCTCGACGACGTGAAACACTGGCAGAAGAACTGGTTCTCCGGCAAGGGCCCGCGACTCCACTGCCGCACGCCGACCGGCGGCGGCCCGGCGCACTTGAGCAGCGCATGGGACCTGCTGATGTTCATTGAACATTTTCCGAACGCGTTCGCTTAACAGCCGAACGGCTTGAGGGATAGTTGAAGCCGTTCCTGCGGTGGTTGAGCTGCGCCTTACGACCTCTTCCGCGTGACGAGGTCGTAGATCTCCGCATCCCAAGACAAACTGGAGACCTTTTCCAGTCCCCCCTTGGCGTCGATGCGGTAAGCGGTGAGCGTGGCCCCGGTGGATGCGGAGACGAGCAGATACTCGCCGCCTGGAGAAAGCGCGAGCCCCCAGGGAATTTTGTCCGTCGGTGTCAAACCGAGCAGCTCGACTTCACCGTTTGCGTGCAACCTGTAGCGGACGATGCGGTCGAAGTCCTGGCTGTGCCCTCGCAGTCCGGCGAAGATGAACTTGCCGTCGGGCGTGATCTCCAGGTCGGAGGCGCTCAGACCTTGTTTCGACATGCCGTCGGGCAAGACCGGTATATCCTGGCGAAAGACGAGTTGACCGTCGGGCCGGCGCTCATAGGTGGAGAGGCCGATGCCCTGCTCATTCGTGAAATAGACCATCGGCAAGGCAGGGTGATAGACGCAATGTCGCGGACCGGTCCCCTGCGGCGGCTTGGCGTCGAGCGGTTCGAGCGGCGTGACGGCCCCTGTGGTGGCATTGAATCCGTATTGCAGCAGCGCGAGGTTGCCTTTCACGTAGGGAACATAGAGGAACTTGTTGTCGGGCGAAGTCAGTACGCAATGGGCCTCTTTTTTTCCCTCGTCCACGGTTGCCAAGGCCGTCCCCGGCACTCCGTT
Encoded proteins:
- a CDS encoding lactonase family protein; amino-acid sequence: MTMVGSSQAEEAFRVYAPGSKTQTLWVVDAVPKADGGLDLKPAEKPELGIRGGVIVAHPKKPLLYISSFGGERGKVPGAIVTLSENGSYVKHQTIAFNDDAAYLSLDRSHTFLMGVSYGNGRLNVYRLDENGVPGTALATVDEGKKEAHCVLTSPDNKFLYVPYVKGNLALLQYGFNATTGAVTPLEPLDAKPPQGTGPRHCVYHPALPMVYFTNEQGIGLSTYERRPDGQLVFRQDIPVLPDGMSKQGLSASDLEITPDGKFIFAGLRGHSQDFDRIVRYRLHANGEVELLGLTPTDKIPWGLALSPGGEYLLVSASTGATLTAYRIDAKGGLEKVSSLSWDAEIYDLVTRKRS